gggctgggaccGTGGGGCTCGCTGGGCACGGGGGCTCGGGGCTCCCAGTGTGTTTGGGAGTGTCGCCCACGGCTGGTGCTGGCGGCACTTGCTGCTGGGGGGTGCAGAGGCGGCCCTGGATGAGGGGCTCTGCCGCGGGCTCGCTGGGGTCCTAGAGGGCAGTGGCTGCCGGCACCGACAGGGACCATGGGCACATCCATCCAGGGACTGGTGCCTCTGGGGGTGTTCGGGCAAGGGGAGGCCCAAGTGGGGGTCCTGCCATGGGGCTGTGCCTGCTTCGGGGCTCCTGCCTGCACAGGGCAAGCTGGAGCCGTGGGGTGGCCGCCTCTCCCCTTTGATCTGGCtgccagcggggccgggcggctccCAGGAGTGAGTGCCACCCACCCATCTCCTGCGCTGCCCAACGTCCCGCACCCCAGCTGCAGCGCCTATAAAGGTGTCCGGGCGGCTGCGTCCTGCTGCAGCCGGGCTCATCTCCACGTCCTGCGAGTGCTGGGTGGCTGCTGCAGCGGTGGGTGCCAGGACAAGTGCtggggcagtgggtgctggggcaggcagtgggtgctggggcaggtgatggggtggtgggtgctggggcaggcagtgggggcaggtgatggggtggtgggtgctggggcaggcagtgGGTGCCCAGGGCGGCCCCACGCCGCCCCACCCCAGCCGCCCCACTCTctgcagggaagggagaggatggGACCAGCcgctttcctggggctctgcctgctcGGCTGCCTGGCCCTGCACCCCTCGCTGCAAGGTGAGCCCCCGCACCCTGCTCATCCGTCCCCTctgccccactccctgccccGGCCCTTCGCCCACATTACCCACCCCCGGGCACCccttgctgcctgccctgcttgccctgcaccccctgccctccACAGCTCCCTGCACGGCGTGGGGACAGGCACCGGGGGCTCCCCAAAACGTGGGGGCTCGGGAGCAGCCCCCTTAGACGGAGGACGGGGGTGCCCtgagcccccccggggctgctgccCGCTGGGTCCCGGCTGCGGCCAGGCGCtgctgggggggtcggggtgaAGGCCCtaacccccccgccccgagcaggGGTGCAGGCGAACAAGTGCCCCCGGGGCTGGCTGGACTTCAGGGGACACTGCTACGGGTACTTcggccaggaggtcacctggaggagggcagaggtaggggctgggggaggggggtgcccCCGACCCCCGCTGTGCAGGCAGTGCTGCCGGGCACCCCCCGACCTGCCCGTCGCTGCCAGGCTCGGTGCAAGGCCACCCGCGGGGGGTGTCACCTGGCCTCGCTGCACAACCCCGAGGAGCACCGCGCCCTCGCCGCCTTCATCGCCCGGCGCCagcgccgggaggaggaggaggagagcgtcTGGATCGGCCTCTACCACCGGGTGAgtgtcccctgcctgcagccctgcctgcggtGCTGCCTGCGGTGCTGCCTACCGTGCTACCTGCCATGCTGCCGGCCGCGCTGCCTGCCGTGCTGCCTGCaatcctgcctgcagctctgcctgcaatcctgcctgcagcgctgcctgcggCGCTGCCTGCCGTGCTGCCTGCaatcctgcctgcagccctgcctgcaatcctgcctgcagcgctgcctgcggCGCTGCCTGCCGTGCTGCCTGCAATCCTGCCTGCAGTCCTGCCTGCAGCCGCCCCGCCTGCAGCCGCCCCCCACGCTCCGGGGGGGTCACGGCCCCAACGCACGCTCTGTCCCCGACCCTTCCCACGCGTGCCCGGGCACTCCGTCCCGCAGAGGTGCCCGCGccccgcctgcccctgcccgcacGCACGCGTGTTCCTGCGCTGCCCGCGTCCGTCCTCTCCCCGCCTGCgcctcccccgcgctgcccgccgttgcccccccgccccccctaaCGCCTGCCTtgcctcctgcccgccccgggccccAGAGCCAGGACTGGACGTGGGTGGACGGGTCCACGAAGCGCTACTCCGCCTGGGAGGGGGATGATGTCCCCGCGGGGAGACACTGCGCCGCGCTGGAGGACTCCTCGGgtgagggggggccggggccgggcggcgggccccccgggggcgggggaggggaggaggggggagggtcccccggccccccagcgcTCGCTACTCTTCTCCTGCAGGTTTCATGTCCTGGGACGACGAGTCCTGCAGCGAGAGGAAACCCTTCGTCTGCAAATACGCAGCCTAGGAGGGGGCCCGCGAGGCAGCCGACCCCCCAGACTGcgccctgcaccccaaaccccgcGTCCCCCTGCGTCACACCCCACCCCCGTGTCCCATTGCTCCGTGCATCGTCGCAGCCCGGACCCCCACACCCCGCACCCCCGTGCCCCATTGCACCGTGCATCCCACCCAACCCCggaccccaaaccccccaccCCTGTGCCCATTGCACCGCGCATCATCACAGCCCGGACCCCCACACCCCACACTCCCGTGCCCCATTGCTCCACGCATCATCACAACCCGGACCCCCAAACCCCGTACCCCCGTGCCCCATCGCCCCAGACCCCAAGAGCTCCCTCGCCGCCGCGGGCGGCCCCCTTGCCCCCCCGACCGCGGGAGGGACCCCACAATAAAGTGCTCCAACCCACCCGTGGCCCTGCGTGTTTCTCCGCCGTGGCCGTGGCCCCGGCCCTGGCAGGGCACGACCGGCCTCCCCGGATGGCACCCACGGGGGACGGGGACCCGGCAGCACTGCGTGTCCCCCAAGCTCCCCACGGGGAAACAGGGCAAGGCCGGGGGGCAGAGCCGagcgcagggaccccccagccccgggcctcGCTGCCGCCCCGGCTGgagcccagcccccccagccccccccgctcTGGGGCAGGCCGGTGGGGCTCAGCGCTGGCCCCCACGCGGGAGTGGCGTGGGAAGCAGGGGGGGCACCGTGGGTgccaccacctcctgccccatGGGTGCGTTCCCGTGGGTGCGTGCCCGGGGGCCCACGAAGGGAGTGCAAACCCGCAGCAGGGCCCCCGTTGCCCCccgacccctcccccccccccgcttttctACGGATTTTGCTCCATTTTTCGGTCAAAATAAACAAGGACCAGACGGTCCCACCCGCGGCCACAGCGGGGCGTGGGCACCTTGGCAGGGGGTGTCGCAGGGCAGGGGGTGTCGCAGGGCAGGAGGtgtccccggggcagggggtgtcccAGGGCAGGAGGtgtccccggggcagggggtgtcccCCGGGCAGACGGTGTCCCAGGGCAgggggtgtccccggggcagggggtgtccccaggagggGGTGTCCCAGGGCAGGAGGTGTCCCAAGGCAGGAGGTGTCCCCGGGGCAAGAGGTGTGCCCAGCAGGAGGTGTCCCAGGGCAGGACATGTCCCCAGGGCAGGACATGTCCCCAGGGCAGGAGGTGTCCCGAGGGCGGGAGATGTCCCCAGCCCGAGGTGTTCCCAAGGcagggggtgtccccagggcaggAGGTGTCCCCAGGGCAATGGGTGTCCCAAGGCAGGACGTGTCGCCAGCCACGGGGCTGTGCACTGGCCGCGTGGGGCACGAGTGGCTTTGGCGATGGCACTGCCCGTGCCCATGTGTGTGGGTGAAGGACAACGGGcacaggtgggtgctgggtgctcaaGCCAAGGTTTATTGCCTGCCAGGCATAGGGGGGCCCGGTGGGGACAGAGCCCAGCATGGATGTGGGGGGCCCCAGCAGGGTGACGGGCAGGGAGGGGCACGGGGGCGGCAGGGAGTGGTGCACaggggcacccccagaccccagTGGGACCAGCTGCCCGTCAGAGCTGGTGCTGGCACAGGAAGGGGAACGTGGAGTCGCAGGGGTAGTCATGCCAGAACTCGAAACCTGGGCAGAGAGGGGGGTAGCGAGTCACCCCGAGCCCTGTCACCCCCCCGGCACACCCCCTTTTACCTCCGTCACTCCCACCTGCATTgcccctcccctccatcaccccccacTTCCgtcaccccccacctccatcaccccccccatcacccctcccctccatcaccccccacctccatcaCCCCTTCCCTCCATCACCCCCACCTCCATTGCCCCCCTTTACCACCTCAGCTCCACCACCGACTctcccgcggcggccgggggtCCCAGCACCACCGGGGTGGCCACGccagtccccctgccccccgggacCTGGCTCACCCGAGAGCTTGTCCAGCACCACGCAGTCCTCCTTGTCCCACAGGTTGTTGGGCTGCCCCGCGGCCCAGCGCTTGTAGTCGAAGGCAGAGTTATCGGACCACTTCCACTGCCtggtctgggggtgccggggaggaTGGGGGTCAGTGGGCACCCACGGAGGGGGCCGGGGTCAGTGGGTGcccagggagggggcacagggTCACTGGACACCCGTGGCGGGGGACAGGGATCAGtgggtgcctggggtgggggggtcaaaGCTCAGCGGATGCCCAGGGCGTGGGGCCAAGGCTCAGCGGGTGCCCAGCAGAGGGGTCAGtgggtgcctggggtgggggtcagtgggtgcctggggcaggggacagggtcAGTGGTGTCCACAGTGGGGGGCCAGGGCTTAGTGGGTGCCCAGGGTGGGGCTCAgtgggtgcccagggcagggggctACGGCAGCCCCCTGACACTCACGTGCTCCTCATCCTGCAGCCCGATCCAGGTGTTGGTCCCGTCCCTCTGGCTGGAGACGTAGCTGGCGAGGACCCTGCTGGCCCCCAGGCTGTGGATGGAGGCCAGCCGCCCCATGGGGCCATACCGCTTGCACTCGTTCTGGGGGGCACGGGCGGGCGGCTCAGCACCCAGCGCCTGCAGCCACCCaggcactgggtgctgggcacccctgCACAGAAAGCCCAGGAGTGGAGGGGAGCACAGCAGAGCCCCCCCCAGCTGCGTCTGGGGTGCGTAGACCAGAGCGCTctcccggctgcagcccccctaCGCTGGGGTCCTGCTCCTGGCCAGGGCGATGCCCCCGCTCCTCACCCGCCGtccctccccagggagcccccagcatcccccggcGGTGCCAGCCCCCACCTCAGCCTGGGCCCAGCTCCTCCTCTCGGTGAAGTACCCGTAGCAGTACCCCCGGTAGGAGTACCAGTTCTGGGGGCAGCTAGCTGCCGGCCGCCTCGCTGGGGCACAGCTGGGGGAGCTGGCGAGGGCCCCTTCAAAACACAGGCAGAGCAGCCACTGTGCCACGGGAGGGGGCACCCACCACCGCCCCCACCGCCGTGGGGAGGGAGCCGGGATGTCTGCCACGGGTGCGGGGCCCCATGGGCACCGGCCCCCCAGAccccacccggcagcacccccaCTCAGGGGCCCCATCCATATCCAGGGGCACCCCCACCCAGGGACACCCCACCCAGGGGGACGCCCCAGGCTCTGCCATGCACCCAGCACTTGGGGCGCCTGGGGCAGGGTGCAGAGAGGGTCCCACAGACAGGGCTGGGCACCGGGGGCTGccacgggatggggatggggagcgggGAGTGGAGATCTGGGGTCAGGGATCAAGGATTGGGGATCAGGGGTCAGGGACTGGGGAGCAGGGGTCGGGGATTGGGGAGCAGGGGTCGGGATCAGGGATCACGGAGCAGGGATCAGGGATTAGGGATCAAGGATCAGGGAGCAGGGATCAGACATCGGGGATCAGGGGACCAGGGATCAAATATTGAGGATCAGGGATCAGGGATTGGGGATCAGGGATCGGGGATCAGGGGATCAGGGTGTGCCGGATCgggcgctgctgcctggggggAAACGGCAGCCGTGTCCCAGCGGCCCGTGGCCCGGGCAGGGAATCCCCTCCCAGGAgggtgaggagcagcaggcagccgaGCAGGCGCGGGCGGAGCTGGCGGCTCGCACCCATCTCCTCCGCTGCAAGAGAGCAGAGAAGGGGCCGTGAGGGGGGGCAGCACGGGGAGAAGCACCCGGAGCTggggctgccagggctgctcGGGGGGTCCCTGCCCAGCTGAGCAACAGGGCTCGTCGGGATCCCTCGCACCACGTACCCCCCCGGGacggagggcaggggatgcccagctccatcccgggacggagggcaggggatgcccagctcaGCACCCCAAGGAGCGGAGCCAGGGTGCAGCAGGACCCTGCACCCTCAGGGTGAGGGAGGGCCAGGCCAGGGAAGGGACTCACCAGAGCCTGGCGCTGGGCAGGCAGACGGGAAGGTCAGAGATGGCCTTTGGGGACCGTGCGGCTGTGGCTGCCCTGGGGACAGGTTACAGCTGGGTTATGGGTTCCTCCGAGGGTGGCTGATGGTCACTCAGGACCCCAGAGGGCAAATGCCACTCTCGGGCTTTACAGCCAccggcggggagggcagcggcagcCCCAGTTCCCTGGAAgtggggatgtgctgggggtTGCGCTCGAGGTGACGCTGCTGCCCACGTGCCCGTGAGGGCACCCTGGGGTCCCGCCGTGACCCATCCCAGAGGGCAGGTTTAGGTTGGACGGAGGGAGGAAAGGTTTTAGGCTGTGGGTGGTGGGgcatgggaacaggctgcccagagaagctgtggatgctccATCGTTGGAAgggttcaaggtcaggctggacggggctttgggcaacctgatcgagtgggagatgtccctgcccatggcggagGTGGGCTGGAGGGTCTCTGGAGGTCCCTTCAACCCCAGCCAGTCTGGGTCTATGGTGGAGccttcccagggatggggatggagcagGCTTGATGTGGCCATGGCAGCCCTGTGGTCCCAAGGGAGCGGGCTCACAGGGacaggggtgcggggggtgcaggCTTCCCCATCCCACATCGAGGGCTCAGCAAGGACGGGGAGGACTCGGGgcacagggggctgggggtgctgaggGCAGCCTTCACCCCGCTGCCCTTGCTGCCTCCCGGGTCTCCACCACCCCGGCAAATGGGGAGCGATggagccctgcccaccccccacccagccactctcacAGCCAGACCCCCGACCGGGTGCTGGACCCCACAGCTGGGTGATAGGACCCTGCAGCCAGATGCTGGACCACCTGGCTAGGCACTGGACCCCACAGCTGGGTGCTGGACCCCCTGACCAGGTGCTGGACCCCCTGGCCAGGTGCCGAACCCCACAGCTGGGTGCTGGACCCCTGGCTGGGCGCTGGACCCGGTGGCCGGGCACCTGTAATGTCACCCCTATAGGGTGACCCCCTGTGTGGGTGTGTAAGGGTCGTGACGTTCACGGGACCCCGTAGCAcagggcaggaggctgctgggtCCCGCACTTCTCCTTTATGCCACCCACCTGGCAAAGCGAGTACATCCTCGTGACTATCGGCTGACATCGCCCGTGAATACGCTGCGGGAGGTGTTAGCGACAAGACACTCACCAGACGGctcccgggagcggggctggccgGTGGCCGACACGTCTGTGGGCAGGTGACCCGCGTCCCACCAAGGTCCATCCGTCTGTCGGGGCGAGGGCTGCGCTGGCAGGAGCTCCCCGTGTCGGGCACGCGCTGCTTTTATGGCTGCGgtgcgggcagggcgcggggcagggcagcCTTCCTGGAACAGCCGGGCACTTCTGCTTCCGTGGAAGGGGGATTCGTTACTGCAGCTTCTCTGCTCTGCCCTTACAAGGGTGTCCCGggctcccagttctcccagtgaGACCAGCTCAGCTTCCTGGCTGCTCCCACACCACCTGCCTCAGCCTATGGACACCTGTGGGGCACCGGCATCCCTGGGGTCACCAGGAGTGGGACCGCAGCATCCCTGGGGTCACCAGGACTGAGACCGCAGCGTCCCTGGGGTCACCAGGAATGGGACCACAGCATCCCTGGGGTCACCAGGACTGAGACCGCAGCGTCCCTGGGGTCACCAAGAGTGAGAACACAGCGTCCCTGGGGTCACCAGGAGTGGGACCACAGCGTCCTTGGGGTCACCAGGAGCGAGAGCACAGCGTCCCTGGGGTCACCAGGAGTGGGACCACAGCGTCCCTGGGGTCACCAGGCATGGTACCACAGCGTCCCTGGGGCGTCTCTGTACGAGGTGGAGCCCTGTGCCCACGCCAagcccagtgctgctgctgcgaCTCCGGCAAGGTCCCACCAGTGGACCCACGAGGATGCAGCACCCCTTCAGACAAAAGCGCTACGGGCAGCCATTCAATACGAGCTGTAACACCGCAACGCACCGTCCCACAGCTCAAACCAGCATCACCCTGCCCGACCGCGCCGTGCCCGTGCGC
This genomic interval from Calonectris borealis chromosome 1, bCalBor7.hap1.2, whole genome shotgun sequence contains the following:
- the LOC142078452 gene encoding rheacalcin-1-like, with protein sequence MGPAAFLGLCLLGCLALHPSLQGVQANKCPRGWLDFRGHCYGYFGQEVTWRRAEARCKATRGGCHLASLHNPEEHRALAAFIARRQRREEEEESVWIGLYHRSQDWTWVDGSTKRYSAWEGDDVPAGRHCAALEDSSGFMSWDDESCSERKPFVCKYAA
- the LOC142078441 gene encoding C-type lectin BpLec-like; the encoded protein is MSADSHEDVLALPGQPQPHGPQRPSLTFPSACPAPGSAEEMGASRQLRPRLLGCLLLLTLLGGALASSPSCAPARRPAASCPQNWYSYRGYCYGYFTERRSWAQAENECKRYGPMGRLASIHSLGASRVLASYVSSQRDGTNTWIGLQDEEHTRQWKWSDNSAFDYKRWAAGQPNNLWDKEDCVVLDKLSGFEFWHDYPCDSTFPFLCQHQL